A genomic window from Triticum urartu cultivar G1812 chromosome 7, Tu2.1, whole genome shotgun sequence includes:
- the LOC125524903 gene encoding protein NRT1/ PTR FAMILY 2.3-like — protein sequence MDSSPKPQYLEDQEAQMKAGGKRGGWITLPFIVATMLGLGLAVNGTTSNMLVYLLKEYHVDGVKAAQIANVVRGSLNLVPIAGAVLSDSYLGCFPVILAGAVINVLAFVLFTLTAALPSLRPPHCTLSPAECQQGSPGQLFVLYAAICLLAIGAGGTRFNIATMGADQFSSMRDKDSFFNWYLVFLYASFMLGDTAIVYIQDSVSWAVGFGVCLATTAFGTIMLLLGVCYYRMPATKASPYTELACVIVAAVRKGSIKVGGAHGSVQYNVGAGAVVDSADDGAPSKSLRFLNRAAMITTSDKSSGSGDASAGAWRLCTVQQVEDLKAIVSVFPLWSSGILLFMSIGVMIGMIVLQALAMDRSVGPHFSIPAGSVGVSCRVSFILATLVLDRAVFPIWRKITGGTPPTPLQRVGIGHVLNVGAMVAAALVERRRLAQPGVPMSVMWLLFPMGIAGVGEALHFPGNMAFYYQEFPKALRSLATAMAPMLVALGFFSSTMFMDMVTRFTAWLPENIDHGRLDNVYWTLAAVGTFNFAYFLACDRRYKYHNRAAM from the exons ATGGACAGCTCCCCGAAACCTCAGTACCTCGAGGATCAAGAAGCCCAAATGAAGGCAGGCGGAAAGCGAGGAGGATGGATCACTCTCCCCTTCATAGTTG CGACCATGTTGGGGCTGGGTCTGGCCGTCAACGGGACGACCAGCAACATGCTGGTGTACCTGCTCAAGGAGTACCACGTGGACGGCGTCAAAGCCGCGCAGATCGCCAATGTCGTCCGCGGCTCCCTCAACCTCGTGCCCATCGCCGGCGCCGTCCTCTCTGACTCCTACCTCGGCTGCTTCCCCGTCATCCTCGCCGGTGCCGTCATCAACGTTCTG GCTTTTGTGTTGTTCACGCTCACTGCGGCGCTGCCATCGCTGCGGCCGCCACACTGCACATTGTCGCCCGCTGAGTGCCAGCAAGGATCCCCCGGGCAACTCTTCGTGTTGTACGCTGCCATCTGTCTTCTCGCCATTGGCGCTGGCGGGACACGTTTCAACATCGCGACGATGGGCGCGGACCAGTTCAGCAGCATGCGCGACAAGGACAGCTTCTTCAACTGGTACTTGGTCTTCCTCTATGCCTCCTTCATGCTCGGCGACACAGCCATCGTCTACATCCAAGACAGCGTGTCATGGGCGGTGGGCTTTGGTGTTTGCCTCGCCACGACGGCATTCGGCACAATCATGCTTCTTCTAGGCGTGTGTTACTACCGGATGCCGGCGACAAAGGCCAGCCCGTACACAGAGCTGGCTTGCGTCATCGTGGCTGCCGTGCGCAAGGGTAGCATCAAAGTCGGCGGCGCGCATGGCAGTGTGCAGTACAACGTGGGCGCCGGCGCCGTCGTGGACTCGGCCGATGATGGGGCACCAAGTAAAAGCTTAAG ATTTCTGAATCGAGCAGCCATGATCACCACAAGCGACAAATCATCCGGGTCCGGGGATGCGTCAGCTGGCGCCTGGCGGCTGTGCACGGTGCAGCAAGTGGAGGACCTCAAGGCCATCGTCAGCGTCTTCCCGCTGTGGTCATCCGGCATACTGCTGTTCATGTCGATCGGCGTGATGATCGGCATGATCGTCCTGCAGGCGCTCGCCATGGACCGCTCCGTCGGACCACACTTCAGCATCCCGGCGGGGTCAGTCGGCGTCAGCTGCCGCGTCTCGTTCATCTTGGCCACCCTGGTCCTGGACCGCGCCGTCTTCCCTATCTGGCGCAAGATCACCGGCGGCACGCCACCGACCCCGCTGCAGCGCGTGGGCATCGGCCACGTGTTGAACGTCGGGGCCATGGTCGCCGCCGCACTGGTGGAGCGCCGGAGGCTTGCGCAGCCCGGCGTGCCCATGTCCGTGATGTGGCTCCTGTTCCCGATGGGCATCGCGGGGGTCGGGGAGGCCCTGCACTTTCCTGGCAACATGGCCTTCTACTACCAGGAGTTCCCCAAGGCGCTGCGGAGCCTGGCTACGGCCATGGCGCCGATGCTCGTCGCGCTGGGGTTCTTCTCGAGCACCATGTTCATGGACATGGTGACGCGGTTCACGGCGTGGCTGCCGGAGAACATAGACCACGGGAGGCTGGACAACGTCTACTGGACGCTTGCGGCGGTGGGGACATTCAACTTTGCCTACTTCCTCGCCTGCGACAGGCGTTACAAGTACCACAACCGTGCGGCGATGTAG
- the LOC125521011 gene encoding uncharacterized protein LOC125521011 gives MQQAKVKVKDGASALRAKAKIVWAKLAEKTEAATSRSHDERQLAHERGRAKVAAAEAQLHQEKVAHREAAMEHRLHKHAGVGGHNHKHGAGGVH, from the coding sequence ATGCAGCAAGCCAAGGTGAAGGTGAAGGACGGTGCGAGCGCGCTGAGGGCCAAGGCGAAGATCGTGTGGGCCAAACtggcagagaagacggaggccgcGACGTCGAGGTCGCACGACGAGCGGCAGCTGGCGCATGAGCGCGGCAGGGCCAAGGTCGCCGCCGCGGAGGCGCAGCTTCACCAGGAGAAGGTCGCGCATCGGGAGGCCGCCATGGAGCACCGCCTCCACAAGCACGCCGGCGTCGGCGGCCACAACCACAAGCACGGCGCCGGTGGCGTGCACTGA
- the LOC125521633 gene encoding uncharacterized protein LOC125521633, translating into MQQAKVKVKDGSSALRAKAKIAWAKLAEKVEAATSRSHDERQLAHERGRAKVAAAEAQLHQEKVAHREAAMEHRLHKHAGVGGHNHKHDAGGVH; encoded by the coding sequence ATGCAGCAAGCGAAGGTGAAGGTGAAGGACGGCTCGAGCGCGCTGAGGGCCAAGGCGAAGATCGCGTGGGCTAAGCTGGCGGAGAAGGTGGAGGCGGCGACGTCGAGGTCGCACGACGAGCGTCAGCTGGCGCACGAGCGCGGCAGGGCCAAGGTCGCTGCCGCTGAGGCGCAGCTGCACCAGGAGAAGGTCGCGCACCGCGAGGCCGCCATGGAGCACCGCCTCCACAAGCACGCTGGCGTCGGCGGCCACAACCACAAGCACGACGCCGGTGGCGTGCACTGA